One genomic segment of Thermoanaerobaculia bacterium includes these proteins:
- a CDS encoding FtsQ-type POTRA domain-containing protein — MTGFLRPGIARASRPSRAWTILFWAAAAAAGGAGTWRYLRSPAFRLERFEIDGTRRARTRDVLAALAPYEGRNLLLLNLAPVAAAVGRVPWVDRVTVSKELPHALRISIAEKTPIAFCRRGHALFWMDARGEVVAP; from the coding sequence ATGACGGGCTTCCTTCGGCCGGGGATCGCCCGGGCGTCGCGGCCGAGCCGGGCGTGGACGATTCTCTTCTGGGCGGCGGCGGCCGCGGCCGGCGGGGCGGGGACCTGGCGATACCTCCGCTCTCCGGCCTTCCGGCTCGAGCGATTCGAGATCGACGGAACGCGGCGGGCCCGGACCCGCGACGTCCTCGCGGCGCTCGCGCCGTACGAGGGGCGAAACCTCCTGCTCCTGAACCTCGCGCCGGTCGCCGCCGCGGTGGGGAGAGTGCCGTGGGTCGACCGCGTGACGGTCTCGAAGGAGCTGCCGCACGCGCTCAGGATCTCGATCGCGGAAAAAACGCCGATCGCGTTCTGCCGGCGCGGCCACGCCCTCTTCTGGATGGACGCGCGCGGCGAGGTCGTCGCGCCGTT
- the murC gene encoding UDP-N-acetylmuramate--L-alanine ligase produces the protein MRFLKLSRIHFVGIGGVGMSGLAELLLSYPLAISGCDSAESETTRRLASLGIPVDLGHDPSHLDRADLLVITSAIAEDNEEVRRARLRGIPVIRRAEMLAEIMRLKQGIAVAGTHGKTTTTSMIGAILTDAGLDPTILVGGRAHYLGTNARLGKGDWLVAEADEYDRSFLELTPVLAVVTNVEEDHLDCYHDLAEIMTAFTAFANRVPFYGAVFVCLDDANASELLPRLSRRAVTYGESPQASLRARDLALDASGARFTVAGDEPEFAGEAFLPLPGRHNVKNALAALAVARELSIPFSVAAGALARFDGVARRFETKGERKGIRVVDDYAHHPTEIAATLAAARQVHPKSRIVALFQPHLYSRTRDFARQFGRALTGADVALVTEIYPSREAPIPGVSGASVVDAAASFGHRDARFLPERAEIVPLLDSLLAPGDLLLTMGAGDVYRLGEEFLREGR, from the coding sequence ATGAGATTCCTGAAGCTCTCCCGCATCCACTTCGTGGGGATCGGCGGCGTCGGGATGTCGGGCCTCGCGGAGCTCCTGCTGTCGTATCCGCTGGCGATCTCCGGATGCGACTCGGCGGAGTCCGAGACGACGCGCCGCCTCGCCTCGCTCGGGATCCCGGTCGACCTCGGCCACGACCCCTCTCATCTGGACCGCGCCGATCTCCTCGTGATCACTTCGGCGATCGCGGAGGACAACGAAGAGGTCCGCCGGGCGCGCCTGCGCGGAATCCCGGTCATCCGGCGGGCCGAGATGCTTGCCGAGATCATGCGGCTGAAGCAGGGGATCGCCGTCGCCGGGACCCACGGCAAGACGACGACGACATCGATGATCGGCGCGATCCTCACCGACGCCGGCCTCGATCCGACGATCCTCGTCGGCGGCCGCGCGCACTATCTCGGAACGAACGCGCGGCTCGGCAAGGGGGACTGGCTCGTCGCCGAGGCCGACGAGTACGACCGCTCGTTCCTGGAGCTCACGCCCGTGCTGGCGGTCGTGACGAACGTCGAGGAGGACCACCTCGACTGCTACCACGATCTCGCGGAGATCATGACGGCCTTCACCGCGTTCGCCAACCGCGTTCCGTTCTACGGAGCGGTCTTCGTCTGCCTCGACGATGCGAACGCCAGCGAGCTCCTCCCGCGCCTCTCGCGGCGCGCGGTGACCTACGGCGAATCGCCGCAGGCTTCGCTGCGCGCCCGGGACCTGGCGCTCGACGCCTCCGGGGCGCGCTTCACGGTCGCGGGCGACGAGCCGGAGTTCGCCGGAGAAGCGTTCCTCCCCCTTCCCGGCCGGCACAACGTCAAGAACGCGCTCGCCGCGCTCGCCGTCGCGCGCGAGCTCTCGATCCCGTTCTCCGTAGCGGCGGGGGCCCTGGCGCGCTTCGACGGCGTGGCGCGCCGGTTCGAGACGAAGGGGGAGAGGAAAGGGATCCGGGTCGTCGACGACTACGCCCATCACCCGACCGAGATCGCGGCGACCCTCGCGGCGGCCCGGCAGGTCCACCCGAAGAGCCGGATCGTCGCGCTCTTCCAGCCTCACCTCTACTCGCGCACCCGCGATTTCGCGCGGCAGTTCGGACGGGCGCTCACGGGCGCCGACGTCGCGCTCGTCACCGAGATCTATCCGTCCCGCGAGGCGCCGATCCCCGGCGTCAGCGGCGCTTCGGTCGTCGACGCGGCGGCTTCGTTCGGCCATCGGGACGCCCGCTTCCTCCCGGAACGGGCCGAAATCGTGCCCCTCCTCGACTCCCTCCTCGCGCCCGGAGACCTCCTCCTGACGATGGGGGCGGGGGACGTGTACCGGCTGGGCGAAGAATTCCTGAGGGAGGGGCGATGA
- the murG gene encoding undecaprenyldiphospho-muramoylpentapeptide beta-N-acetylglucosaminyltransferase: MPNENGTFVLAGGGTGGHVFPAIAVAREIRRRRPSARILFVGTRKGFEAVIAPREGFPIEFVSASGFVGRGPLAKARAISDLVAGIAQSRRILARERASAVLGVGGYASLPVVAAARLCRIPAMIQEQNSVPGIANRLGARMARVTAAGFEAACRRLAGRCVWTGNPAREEFFRVPAPPGGRRVLLFGGSQGARVLNRAIVEAAPALAAGVEVTAQTGERELENVRAALGPYPAITAVPFVDEMAEAFGRADLVVARAGALTLAEVAAAGRPSILVPFAAATHAHQEENARVFERAGAAVVIAETDIDGATLARTIAELLGDPDRLRRMGDAARTLAKPDAAARIVDLLFEIAA, translated from the coding sequence ATGCCGAATGAGAACGGAACCTTCGTGCTGGCGGGGGGAGGAACGGGAGGCCACGTCTTCCCGGCGATCGCGGTCGCGCGCGAAATCCGCCGCCGCCGGCCGTCCGCGCGGATCCTCTTCGTCGGCACGCGGAAAGGGTTCGAGGCCGTGATCGCGCCGCGCGAGGGTTTTCCGATCGAGTTCGTTTCCGCCTCCGGCTTCGTCGGGCGGGGTCCGCTCGCGAAGGCGCGGGCGATCTCGGATCTCGTGGCCGGAATCGCGCAGTCGCGGCGGATCCTCGCCCGCGAGCGCGCTTCGGCGGTGCTCGGCGTCGGCGGGTACGCGTCGCTCCCGGTCGTCGCCGCCGCCCGGCTCTGCCGCATTCCCGCGATGATCCAGGAGCAGAACTCGGTCCCCGGAATCGCGAACCGCCTCGGCGCGCGCATGGCGCGGGTCACGGCGGCGGGATTCGAAGCGGCGTGTCGGCGGCTGGCCGGGCGGTGCGTGTGGACGGGAAACCCCGCGCGCGAGGAATTCTTCCGGGTGCCGGCGCCGCCGGGGGGCCGGCGCGTGCTCCTCTTCGGCGGGAGCCAGGGAGCGCGCGTGCTGAACCGCGCGATCGTCGAAGCCGCTCCGGCGCTCGCCGCCGGCGTCGAAGTCACGGCCCAGACGGGAGAGCGGGAGCTGGAGAACGTCCGGGCCGCCCTCGGCCCGTACCCGGCGATCACGGCGGTCCCCTTCGTCGACGAAATGGCGGAGGCCTTCGGTCGCGCCGATCTCGTCGTCGCCCGCGCCGGGGCGCTCACGCTCGCGGAGGTCGCGGCGGCCGGACGGCCGTCGATCCTCGTGCCGTTCGCGGCCGCCACGCACGCGCACCAGGAGGAGAACGCCCGCGTTTTCGAAAGGGCGGGCGCGGCCGTCGTGATCGCGGAGACCGACATCGACGGCGCGACGCTCGCCCGAACGATCGCGGAGCTCCTCGGCGACCCGGATCGCCTCCGCCGGATGGGAGACGCGGCGCGGACGCTCGCGAAGCCCGACGCGGCGGCGAGGATCGTGGACCTGCTCTTCGAGATCGCGGCATGA
- the ftsW gene encoding putative lipid II flippase FtsW — protein MARKLASDKILFTAFLALALLGCVMIYSASAPEAARMFGNPYRYLAKQLAALIVGLTLAFVVSRVDHRHFRNPAVVYGGLALCLLLCVAVLFRPPINAARRWLVFGPLTLQPAEFLKVALVLFLAYQIDRKRERLDDFVHGVLPAASFLGLSAAIVLAEPDFGTATSYLLVAAALFYLAGAPLRWFAIGAAGCIPVLALLVLSAGYRRQRLVAFLHPEADPLGRGFQAAQSLIAVGTGGITGNGLGQSRQKLFFLPYPHTDFIFAIVGEELGFLGALGVIVLFGIVAWRGLRAARRAPEPHLAYLAAGATAMIVLQAAMNLGVVLTLLPTKGIPLPFLSYGGSSLVADCLAAGILLNVSQHVT, from the coding sequence ATGGCGCGTAAGCTCGCCTCCGACAAGATCCTCTTCACGGCGTTCCTCGCGCTCGCGCTCCTCGGCTGCGTGATGATCTACAGCGCGTCGGCGCCCGAGGCGGCCCGGATGTTCGGGAACCCCTACCGGTACCTGGCCAAGCAGCTCGCGGCGCTGATCGTGGGGTTGACGCTCGCGTTCGTCGTCTCGCGCGTCGACCACCGGCATTTCCGCAACCCCGCGGTGGTGTACGGGGGGCTCGCCCTGTGTCTCCTCCTGTGCGTCGCGGTCCTCTTCCGGCCGCCGATCAACGCCGCGCGCCGCTGGCTCGTCTTCGGGCCGCTCACGCTCCAGCCGGCGGAGTTCCTCAAGGTCGCGCTCGTTCTCTTCCTCGCGTACCAGATCGACCGGAAGCGCGAGCGCCTGGACGACTTCGTCCACGGCGTGCTTCCCGCCGCGAGCTTCCTCGGGCTCTCGGCGGCGATCGTTTTGGCCGAGCCGGACTTCGGGACGGCGACCTCGTACCTCCTCGTCGCCGCGGCGCTCTTCTACCTCGCCGGAGCGCCGCTGCGCTGGTTCGCGATCGGCGCGGCCGGATGCATTCCGGTGCTGGCGCTCCTCGTCCTCTCGGCGGGATATCGCCGCCAGCGCCTCGTCGCGTTCCTCCATCCGGAGGCGGACCCGCTCGGGCGAGGCTTCCAGGCGGCTCAGTCGCTGATCGCGGTCGGGACCGGCGGAATCACCGGCAACGGCCTCGGCCAGTCGCGGCAGAAGCTCTTCTTCCTGCCGTATCCGCACACCGACTTCATCTTCGCGATCGTCGGGGAGGAGCTGGGGTTCCTCGGCGCGCTGGGGGTGATCGTGCTCTTCGGCATCGTCGCGTGGCGCGGGCTGCGCGCTGCGCGCCGGGCGCCCGAGCCGCACCTGGCGTATCTCGCCGCGGGCGCGACCGCGATGATCGTCCTCCAGGCCGCGATGAACCTCGGCGTCGTGCTCACGCTCCTCCCGACGAAAGGGATCCCGCTGCCGTTCCTCTCGTACGGGGGTTCGTCCCTGGTGGCGGACTGTCTCGCCGCGGGGATCCTGCTGAACGTCTCGCAGCACGTCACGTGA